The window cCACAActgcatatattttataaattctacaAAAACTTTGTATATATTGGAAGTAGAAAATGTATGAGCGAGCATGGCTTATAATTTGAGAGGCCAGTAGGGGAAAAGTATTAACTGGATAtatgagaagaagaaaggtattatgaaaaatacaattttcattATATCTTCCATACAGAGATTAGTGGCCACCTAGTTTgtatttttctctttaattttttgacatatttaaaacattttactaCTTTGGCGTGGGCAACATTTTGCTGCCTATCAGATCCAATAAGAACGGACATATGCAAATGCCAAAATCTTGGCTGTCAAATATTAAAGGGGGCATTATGATGTGAAACTAGCTGATTTTAATCAAATATTGGGTGTAACTGGTTATCAATTTATGGAATATCATGAATGAATAGAATTAGAAAAAAATGGAATGTAGATGAATGGAATAAGAGAAGTtatggaataaaaaaaaattgaattccaTTCCACTCATTCCACTTATTCATGAATTTTTTTAACCATGAATGTGTTATAACtacattccatttttttttcagacatTCCATAAGGAATCATTAGaatgaaatttgttttttattccaTTCAAATGGTAAAAAAATTTTGGAATCTGCAGGAATAAACCATTCCAAATAATCTCATTCCAAAAACTTGTAATCCAGTTGCACCCATTGTATTAGTTACGTGTGAAGTTCAACCTCTTAAAGCATGAATACATTAATgaggaaaaatatatatttaaatatatatgaagatTAGTCAAATATCTTGTTAATTATTAAAGCGCTCCCACTAAGTTTCTGAAGTAATCAtgcaaataaactaatttataatgtATACTCAAAGCACATGCATATGCAAATCACTGAAGGTGCCTGGATGAGAATATTACTCACTAATCTTCGTTTGTTATTATATATGTCACAGATCGCAGAAGAAATGAAACCAAGCCCTTTGGTTATTTCGATATTGTCGAAGCTAAGCGGGGTTATACCCACATGGAAAATCATCCCTGGCCAAGATATTATTGAGACTGCTTTTAAACAGCCAGAAATCAGGAAACAGGTTCTTAAGCACATACTTATGACCTATTATAATGAAACGTAACGTATAGTTCAACTAATTATATGAAGTGAAATTATTGAAGGTTAGAGAAAATCTTTACTGCTACAAAGGACGTCCACGTTTGAAGACTGCTTATGAGCTCTTGAGGGTTAGCACCGATCTTGAGAAGAGACTTAATGAGGTATTTAACTCTTCGTTTACTATGCAGAAGTACCTGTCTATCATTTTTAAACTTCATAATGCTCTTAAAGTTTGTACATTATAACTAAGATTTTTGCACCAAATCGTGATGTCATAAAAAACCAGGTCATTTGCCTATTGCTCCAGTCCGAGCCTGCTACGTAGCGCTGAAAattgaaatgttatatatatagttaggaAGTTAATTTTCGATTAATTTCATGTAATGGTTGATAGGTTTCGTTACCGTTCTTGGTGTTGCATGGAGAAGACGACAAAGTCACGGACAAAGCAGTGAGTAGAGAACTTTACGAGACTGCGTCGAGTTCAGACAAGACTTTCAAGTTGTACCCTGGGATGTGGCATGGTTTACTGTATGGTGAGACACCAGAGAACATTGAGATTGTTTTTGCTGACATCATTGGTTGGTTGGACAAGAGAGCTTCTGATGGACATGGAGGGTTTGAATCCGAGCTTAAACGTGAAAATGATGCTTTCCAATTGAAAGAGTAGGTAGTTGCATTATTTATCAATATCACAAACGAATAAAAACAATAGTCAAGTTCTGTTTGTTTTCCttatctctctcttttctcttgtGTATCTTTGTTGTAAAATGATATTTGTaacttaaatttaaaattatgggTATTTGATTTGGTTAAACAATGATGATTGTaatattaaaagttaagaaCAGTTCTTAACTTAACAAATTAAAAGTTAAGACAGTATAAATTCTGTCATAGTCGCTACCGCTCTTCAACCAAAATGGAAGCTGCAAAATCTCAAGTAAAAGTCATTGTTACTATGTATTCATTAgcaaataattatatatcaacAAGTCCATTAATGATTTACAGAAGTTGACTTGTACTTTAGTTGTTGTTACGAGAGCTACTATTGATGTTAGAGAATGGATGAATGCAACAATAGTTGATCAAGGAAGGTACACAAGAAGGTGACATACAACAAGGCTCTCACATGGAAACGCTCACCAAGAAGTTGGTTTAAATGCAATTATGATGTTTCTTAGTCAGTGTTGATAAGATGGTTGGTAGGTTCCAAAACCATAGCAGGGCcgtctcaaattaattttaggCCCTGTtcagaaaataatttaatcgtacattttatcaagtaattttaaaatttaataattttgtctgattttttaattataaattctaaatttagcattatatctaaaattttaaaatttctaaccataatttatttatatattttgaaaaattcttaaattttttatttttatattttggggcCGTGTTCAACAGCTCCACTTGCGCGTGCTGTTAGACGGCCCTGGACCATAGTACTGTTGAGGAGGCTGAATTATCTACACTAATCTGGGCACTACAATCTTGTTGGTCACTAGGATACACACCCAAGttgaatttgaagaagacaacCAAAACATTTCTTAAATCCTCAATATGATGGTCACTGATGTTCACCTCTGTTTGTATAAAAAGAGATCAGACAACCAATGTGCAAATGTTCTTGCTAGAAAGTACATACAATCTTCTGGTATGTAGTCTTTTTGACATACTTGTCCTTCTTCTTAAAAGAATATGTAGTTACTTACTAATTTAGTGTaatgatataaaattgaattggcaaaaaaaaagtatcattaAGTAAAAAGTATTTGGCTAACtcaaatactaaaatagagGATACTAAAATAGAGGTTTAGTTGACTCTCAAACTCAACTAAAGCACATAAACATTAACAACAACTCCACTCTAATAACTCCACATCCCAATCACACAATACCAAATTCTCACATGCTCCTTATATAAACCCATTAAACCATTCCTCAGTAAACATCAACACACATAAGCAACTCTAGAATCCAAACTAAATACCAAAAATGGCCAAAACTCTTCACATAACAATCATTCTCTTCCTCATGGCCTCTAGTCTCCTCGCAAATATCGACTCCGCTAGACTTCTTGATGAGATCCAACCTCAGTCTCAGTTAGTCCCTACAGGCCAACTCCCCACCGTGGCTCCAACCGAAGCTGAGGAAGAACCTGCACCATCAACTACACTCCCAGCTGGTCCAGCAGGGGGTGGACACGAGCCATTACTCGAGTTCTTCATGCACGACGTGCTAGGCGGGTCACACCCATCAGCTCG of the Brassica rapa cultivar Chiifu-401-42 chromosome A03, CAAS_Brap_v3.01, whole genome shotgun sequence genome contains:
- the LOC103857865 gene encoding caffeoylshikimate esterase, which encodes MASETDNIMYEESFIKNTRGMKLFTCKWLPASQEPKALIFICHGYAMECSITMNSTARRLVKAGFGVYGMDYEGHGKSDGLGAYIPNFDHLVDDVSAHYTSICEREENKGKMRFLLGESMGGAVLLLLHRKKPEFWDGAVLVAPMCKIAEEMKPSPLVISILSKLSGVIPTWKIIPGQDIIETAFKQPEIRKQVRENLYCYKGRPRLKTAYELLRVSTDLEKRLNEVSLPFLVLHGEDDKVTDKAVSRELYETASSSDKTFKLYPGMWHGLLYGETPENIEIVFADIIGWLDKRASDGHGGFESELKRENDAFQLKE